DNA sequence from the Bradyrhizobium sp. CIAT3101 genome:
GGCGCATCGGATGGAATGGTATCGTTTCAGACACGACGGATAACAGTTTCTCCGCGAATAATTTCATCAGGGCGGGCTATCGGCTGTATGAACCCGAGGTGCCTTGGGCCTGGCCGCATACGCTTTATTGGCGAAGGTCGCTTCGCTGAACGGGGTTTCCCGTGGTGCGGAAGGTGCCGTTCGCAGATGGCTTTGGACCCGGCAGCTTGACCGCTGCCGGGTTCTTTTGCGTATTGAAGCCCTGCTGTTGCAGCACTTGCGCAGCCGTCCCCATCGGGCTTTAAGTTCGCTTGCAGGAAATTCGGCGAGCACAAGCCGATGTAAAGGAGCGCCTAGGATGTCCACCAAGCCTCAATTGCCGGAACGGCCCTCGCGGGCGGCGGGAGGACCAACCGCGCTTGATGGTCTTCTGGTCGTCGATTTCACCCGCGTGGTCGCGGGTCCGGCCTGCACGCAGACGCTCGCGGATTTCGGCGCGCGCGTCATCAAGATCGAGAATCCCGATGGGGGCGACGACACCCGTGCCTATGAACATGCCGACATCGGCGGTGAGAGTGCAGCTTATCTCAGCCTGAACCGCAACAAGAGCGGCATCGCGCTCGATCTCGCCGTGCCGGAGGCGCGCGAGATTGCACTGGATTTGATCCGCAAGGCGGACGTGGTCGTCGAGAACTTTTCCAGCGGAGTCATGAAAAAATTCGGCCTCGACTACGAGGCCGTTGCGCCGCTCAACCCGCGGCTGGTCTATTGCTCGATCTCCGCTTACGGACGAACCGGACCATTTGCCTCGCGCCCCGGTTTCGATCCTATCACGCAAGCCGAGAGCGGCTTCATGTCGCTCAACGGATTTGCCGATGGTCCGGCGGTTCGGACCGGCCCGCCGATTGTCGACATGGCGACGGGGATGTCGGCCTGCAATGCAATCCTGATGGCACTGATAGCGCGGGATCGACTCGGCCGCGGACAGCATGTCGAGGTCGCGCTGTTCGACGTCGCCATGGGGATGACTGGATTCTACGGCATGGCCTATCTCATCAGCGGCGAGAATCCCGGCCGGTTCGGCAATTCGCCGAGTGGCTCTCCCACTGTCGGTGTCTACGAGGCATCCGACGGTCCGCTCTACATGGCCTGCGCCAATGATCGGCTGTATCGGCGACTGGTGGTCGAGGTGATGAATCGCCCGGATCTCATCAACGAGCCGCAGTTCGCCACGCGCAAGGCGCGATCCGAGAACAAGGAGCTATTGCGCGCAGCCATCGCCGAGGTGTTCGCGAGCGACACGCTTGAGAACTGGATGGCAAGGATGAAGCTGGCCAATATCCCGGTCGGCTATCTCCGGACCGTCGAAGAGGGATTCAATGCGCCCGAAGCACGCGAACGCGCGCGCTTGAGCCGTATCCCGCATCGCACGGCGCGGTGGGTGCCGAACATTGAGTCGCCGATCAACATGAGCCTGACGGCAGCAATTGATCCCGTGGCTGCACCTTTGTTGGGCGAGCATACCGACGGCATCATGCGTGAAACGCTCGGCTATGACGAGGGCCGGATTGCGGCTTTGGCCCAAAAAGGCGCATTCGGGCAGCGCAAGCCGGGGACCTAGACGGCGCGCTGCACGGCTTGATTTGGCAAGGTTCCCGCCGCATAAATGCGTCAGAGCGAGGGACACGAATGGTGCCTGGTCAGGAGCCGAACATGGGTCGGTCGGTAGCGACGGACCCCGGCGAACGAGCCTATGCGACGATGATTGCCAAGGCCCAGTCGCTCGTGCCGCAATTGCGGGAACGCGCGGCTCGCACCGAGGAACTGCGGCATCTGCCACCGGAAACTGAACGAGACCTGCACGATGCCGGCCTGTTTCGGATGCTTCAGCCGAGGCGCATCGGCGGTTCGGAGCTCGACTACGTCGCCCTGATCGATTGCGCCGAGCTGCTCGGTTGCGCTGATGCGTCGGTCGCCTGGAATCTGGCCAATCTGGCAAGCCACCACTGGATGCTCGGCATGTTCGAGCCGCGCGCGCAGGATCTGGTCTGGGGCCGTGATCCGGACGTTCTGATCGCATCATCGTTCATCTTCCCCGCCGGCCGCGCCAGTAAGGTCGAGGGCGGATACCGATTGCACGGAAGCTGGCCGTTCTCGTCTGGTGTCGGCTCCTGTGAATGGAACATGCTCGCGAGCGTCGTGTCGTCCGACGACGAGGCTGACGGCATCGAATACCGCATCTTCCTGTTGCCGAAGGCCGATTATAAGATCCTCGACACTTGGAACGTCGCCGGACTGCGCGGCACCGGATCGTCGGATGTGGAGGTCAAGGACGCCTTCGTGCCCGAGCATATGACGGTCGCTGTCCGTGATTTGGCTGGAGGCGCAACGCCCGGAAGCGGTATGAATCCCAATCCGCTCTACGCGCTGCCGGTGTTCTCACTGTTTCCTTATGTTCTCTCCGGCGTCGCGCTCGGAAATGCGCAGGCGTGCCTCGACGACTATGCGGAGGTCGCACGTCACCGCATATCAACATACAACCGCGCCAAGCTAAGCGACT
Encoded proteins:
- a CDS encoding acyl-CoA dehydrogenase family protein; translated protein: MVPGQEPNMGRSVATDPGERAYATMIAKAQSLVPQLRERAARTEELRHLPPETERDLHDAGLFRMLQPRRIGGSELDYVALIDCAELLGCADASVAWNLANLASHHWMLGMFEPRAQDLVWGRDPDVLIASSFIFPAGRASKVEGGYRLHGSWPFSSGVGSCEWNMLASVVSSDDEADGIEYRIFLLPKADYKILDTWNVAGLRGTGSSDVEVKDAFVPEHMTVAVRDLAGGATPGSGMNPNPLYALPVFSLFPYVLSGVALGNAQACLDDYAEVARHRISTYNRAKLSDFQSTQIKIAEASAKIDAARLIMRAACIEAMEHARGKHTPDMAIKTRYRRDGAFSVNLCTDAVSMLFAASGARGLFTTGVLQRQFRDAHAINSHLAFNFDAAGTNYGRVALGLPSENLTL
- a CDS encoding CoA transferase, whose protein sequence is MSTKPQLPERPSRAAGGPTALDGLLVVDFTRVVAGPACTQTLADFGARVIKIENPDGGDDTRAYEHADIGGESAAYLSLNRNKSGIALDLAVPEAREIALDLIRKADVVVENFSSGVMKKFGLDYEAVAPLNPRLVYCSISAYGRTGPFASRPGFDPITQAESGFMSLNGFADGPAVRTGPPIVDMATGMSACNAILMALIARDRLGRGQHVEVALFDVAMGMTGFYGMAYLISGENPGRFGNSPSGSPTVGVYEASDGPLYMACANDRLYRRLVVEVMNRPDLINEPQFATRKARSENKELLRAAIAEVFASDTLENWMARMKLANIPVGYLRTVEEGFNAPEARERARLSRIPHRTARWVPNIESPINMSLTAAIDPVAAPLLGEHTDGIMRETLGYDEGRIAALAQKGAFGQRKPGT